The following proteins are co-located in the Zonotrichia albicollis isolate bZonAlb1 chromosome 1, bZonAlb1.hap1, whole genome shotgun sequence genome:
- the PTP4A3 gene encoding protein tyrosine phosphatase type IVA 3, translated as MARMNRPAPVEVCYKNMRFLITHNPTNATLSTFLEDLKKYGATTVVRVCEVTYDKTPLEKDGITVMDWPFDDGAPPPSKIVEDWLNLLKTKFCEDPGCCVAVHCVAGLGRAPVLVALALIESGMKYEDAIQFIRQKRRGAINSKQLTYLEKYRPKQRLRFKDPHNHKNKCCIM; from the exons ATGGCCCGGATGAACCGCCCTGCACCCGTGGAGGTCTGCTATAAAAACATGAGGTTCCTCATCACCCACAACCCCACCAATGCCACGCTCAGCACCTTTTTGGAG gaCCTGAAGAAGTACGGTGCCACCACGGTCGTGCGAGTGTGTGAAGTGACCTATGACAAGACCCCCCTGGAGAAGGACGGCATCACTGTCATG GATTGGCCATTTGATGATGGAGCACCTCCTCCCAGCAAGATTGTGGAAGATTGGCTCAACTTGTTGAAGACCAAGTTCTGCGAGGACCCCGGGTGCTGCGTGGCTGTGCACTGCGTGGCCGGCCTGGGCCG AGCTCCCGTCCTTGTCGCGCTGGCCTTGATCGAGAGTGGGATGAAGTATGAAGATGCCATCCAGTTCATCCGACA GAAGCGCAGAGGAGCCATCAACAGCAAGCAGCTGACGTACTTGGAAAAATACCGACCAAAGCAGAGACTCCGATTTAAGGACCCTCATAACCACAAGAACAAATGCTGCATCATGTAA